AGCTACGCCGCGGCGGTCAAGCTCGGCATCACCGCGCGCGGCACCGGACGCGTGGAAGTGCGCGCGCTGGCGCCCGGCGACGATGATCGGCCGGTGCGCGCTTCTGCGCCGGCCAAGCCTGCGAATCCCGCCAGTCCCGCACCCACGCCGACGCCGATCGACCGCCTGATCGCGGCGATGCCGGTTGCCAGCGCCCGCGCCGGCGAGCTGCCCCCGGGCGTGCGCATCGCCACCGGCAAGCCGACATCGATGGTGGCCGCCGGCGCAGTTGCCGCGGCGACCGGTGTCGCGACCGCGCCGCTGCCGGCGGCGCCCGCATCGACCGTGACTGCGACGCCAGTACCGACCGCCAGCGCCGCCGATGGCGTGGTCCTGCAGGTGGCCAGTTTCACCGCCCGTGCCAATGCCGACCGCGCGCTGACGACGCTGCGCCAGGCCGGCATCGACACCGCCCAGATCAGCGATGCCAGCGCCAACGGCCAGACCATCTGGCGCCTGCGCGTGGGCCCGTTGCAGGCCGCGCAGGCCCCGGAACTTGCGGCCCGCATCGCAGGTCTTGGATTCGGCCAGCCGCAGCGCGTCCGCGACTAGAATTCCATCCCTCAGAACCACACACCCCAAAGAACGGGCCGGCACGTCGCCGGCCTCCGGAGCAGTTGAGACAATGAAAGTACCCGCTCTTGCCAGAGCCGCCGCCCTGGCCGCGGTCACCACGCTGGTGACCGGCCTCGCCATCGCCCAGGCGCCGACGCCGCAGCCGGCCGCCCCTGCGCTGCCGGCCGCCAGCGACTCGCTGCCGGTCCCGCCGCCGCCGCAGATCACTGCCAGCGCGTGGGTGCTGATGGATGCCGCCAGCGGCAACATCCTGGCCGGCGAGAACTACGACCAGCGGGTCGAGCCGGCCAGCATCACCAAGGTGATGACCAGCTATGTCATCGCCGCCGAGCTCGCCGCCGGCAAGGTCAAGGACACCGACCAGGTGATGATGAGCGAGAACGCCTGGCGCACCGGCGGCGCCGGCACCGACGGCAGTTACTCCGGTTTCGAGGTCAACAAGACCGCGCCGCTGGTGCAGATGGAAAAGGGCATGGTGGTGCAGTCCGGCAACGATGCCGCGATCGCCCTGGCAGAACACGTCGCCGGTTCCACCGACGCCTTCGCCGCACTGATGAACCAGTACGCCGCGCGCATCGGCATGAAGGGTTCGCACTTCGTCAATCCGCACGGCCTGTCGGCGGAAGGGCATTACTCGACCGCGCACGACCTGGCCCTGCTTGGCCGCGCCCTGATCCACGACTACCCGGTTGCGTACTCGTACAACAAGATCAAGGAATTCACGGTCGGCCCGATCACCCAGCCCAACCGCAACCTGCTGCTGTGGCGCGATCCGTCGGTCGACGGCATCAAGACCGGCCACCACTCCGGCGCCGGTTACTGCCTGATGGCCTCGGCGATGCGCGGCGACCAGCGCCTGATCTCGGTGGTGATGGGTTCGAGCAGCGAGAACCAGCGCGCCGTCGATTCGCAGGCGCTGTTGAACTGGGGCTTCCGCTTCTTCGAGACGCACAAGCTCTACGACGTCGGCAAGCAGATCGCCAAGCAGAAGGTGTGGAAGGGCGCCGCCGACGAAGTCCAGCTCGGCGTCGCCGAGCCGCTGCTGGTGACCGTGCCGCGCGGCAAGTACAACCAGCTCAAGCCGATGATGGACGTGCCCAAGACCCTGGTCGCGCCGATCGCCAAGGGCCAGAAGATCGGCACCGTGAAGGTGATGCTGGATGGCAAGATCGTCTCGCAGCGCCCGCTGGTGGCGATCAACGCGGTCGAGCAGGGCGGCTTCTTCAAGCGCCTGTGGGACGAGTTGTGGATGTGGTGGGAGTCGGAGTGATCCGCGCCTGACAGAGATCTGCACCTGACTGCAGCAACGGGAAGCCGGCGAAAGCCGGCTTCTTCGTTTCCGGACGGACGTAGCCCGGGTAAGCGCAGCGCACCCGGGGCATGGCCGCCCACGGCCCCCGGGTGCGGCCTGCGGCCTTACCCGGGCTACTGGTCTTCTGTGTTGCGCGCGAAGTCTTGGGTTCGCCCACCCCCGGACCCATAATCGGCCCATGGAAATCAAATCCGACAACCCCGACCACGGCTTCCAGTTCCCCGGCACCTTCGAGCTCAGCGCCATGGGCGCAGCCGAGAAGGACCTGGAGACGGTGCTGCCGACGTTGTTGCTGGATGCCGGCATCGAAGTCGTCAGCGAGTCCGTGAGCTGGAAGCACTCGAGCAACGGCCGCTACGTCTCGGTGCGGATCAGTTTCCGAGCCGACAGCCGCGAGCAGTACGACCTGGCGCATGCGGTGCTGCGGGAGCATCCGGAAGTGAAGTGGACGCTGTAGCTGTCGTGGACGCTGCCGGCGCTGGAACCCATCCCCTCCCCGGCCCTCCCCTTGAAGGGGAGGGGGCCATGTCTTCGGCCAGGGTTCGCGATCTTGGCAGGCAGGCCTACGAGCCGGTCTGGCGGGCCATGCAGGCCTTCACCGACGAACGCACCGCCGACACGCCCGACGAGCTGTGGCTGGTCGAGCACGACCCGGTCTTTACTCTGGGCCAGGCCGGCAAGGACGAGCACGTCCTGTTCCCCGGCGACATCCCGGTGCTGCACGTCGATCGTGGCGGCCAGGTGACCTACCACGGCCCCGGGCAGATCGTCCTGTACGCGCTGCTGGACCTGAAACGGCTCAAGGTCGGCGTCAAGGAATACGTCCACCGCATCGAGCAGTCGATGATCGACACGCTGGCTGACTGGAACATCCACGCCGAACGCCGCGAGGGCGCGCCCGGGGTGTACGTGAACGGGGCCAAGATCGGCGCGCTCGGCATCCGCGTGCGCCGCGGCTGCACCTTCCACGGCCTGGCCTTCAACATCGCCATGGACCTGGAGCCGTTCGCGCGGATCAATCCGTGCGGCTACCAGGGGCTGCAGGTGACCTCGATGCTAGACTTGGGCGGCCCTTCGGGGCTGGATGCGGTCAAGCCGGTGCTGATCGGGCATGTCGCCCGCCAGTTCGGTCTCCAGGTCGAACAGGCTCCCCCGCCGCCGCTTTGAACTCCCTTTCCCGCCAGCGGAGAGGGGGCAAACACCGCAGAGAACGCTCCCCGCCATGACCGAATCCACCGCCAAGTCCATCCCGCTCGCCATGGTCAGCGGCAATGCCGCGCCCGAGGCCCTGCAGCCGGGCGCGCTCCAGGCAGGCGCGCTCCAGCCAGGTGTGAAGCAGGTGGCCGGCGACAAGATCGCGCGCTCGCCGGTGCAGTTCGCCGATGCGCCGGTGCTGCGCAAGCCGTCGTGGATCCGCGTGCGCATCCCGTCGGGCAACTCGGTGCAGCAGCTCAAGGCCAAGCTGCGCGAGAACCGCCTGGTCACGGTGTGCGAGGAAGCCAGCTGCCCCAACATCCACGAGTGCTTCAGCCACGGCACCGCGACCTTCATGATCCTCGGCGAGGTCTGCACCCGCCGCTGCAGCTTCTGCGACGTCGCCCACGGCCGGCCCAAGCCGCCCGATGCCGGCGAGCCGCTGAGCCTGGCCACCACCGTCGCCGACATGGGCCTGAAGTACGTCGTGGTCACCAGCGTCGACCGCGATGACCTGCGCGACGGCGGTGCCCAGCACTTCGTCGACTGCATCGCCGCCATCCGCGAGCACAGCCCGAAGACCCGCATCGAGGTGCTCACGCCCGACTTCCGCGGCAAGGGCCGCATGGAGCGCGCGCTGGAGATCCTCGCCAGCAACCCGCCGGACGTGTTCAACCACAACGTCGAGACGGTGCCGGACCTGTACCGCAATGTCCGCCCGGGCGCCGACTACCAGTGGTCGCTGACCCTGCTGCAGAAGTTCAAGGCGCAGCACCCGAACGTCGCCACCAAGAGCGGCATCATGCTCGGCCTGGGCGAAACGATGGAACAGGTGCAGGCGACCCTGCGCGACCTGCGCGCGCATGACGTCGACATGATCACCATCGGCCAGTACCTGCAGCCCAGCCCCCACCACCATCCGGTGCTGCGCTACTGGACGCCGGAAGAGTTCAAGGAGCTCGAGGTCTACGGCATGGCGCTGGGTTTCACCCACGTCGCGTCCGGTCCGCTGGTGCGCTCGTCCTACCACGCCGACCGTTCGGCGATCGAAGCCGGCGTCGTCGCCGCCAACTGAGCGCAAGGGCGCACCAAGGCGTCACGTCTCGTTGACCGCCGCACCGGCAGCGTGGGCATGCCCCACACGCCTAACGCCCGCGTAACGCCAGCCGTCGCCCAGCTGAACGCTTTCGGATGAACGGGCGTTAGTGCAGGCCATGGCACGGTTTTTCCCACCTGTGGTGGGGTGACAGGCGCCGCAACTTTCGGCACTGTGGGGTTGTCGAACACCGGTACAAGCTGTCGGTTCCTGCGTCCGACCCCCCCGCACCAAAGATCAGGCCACCACGGCCGCGAGCCCCGCGATGAATGCCAAGACCACGTTATTCGCTTTCCTGCTGACCACACCGCTGGCATTGCTCGCGCAGTCCTCCGATGGCGTCGACAAGAAGACCACCCAGGTCGAACTGCCGCAGCACGAGAAGCCGAACCTGATCAAGTCGATGGAACCGTCGCCGCTGCCGCGCGCGCCCACCGCCGACCAGACCACCGCCGCCAAGCTCGTGTACGGACTGCTCTCCGACAGCCGCTACGCCTATCGCCCGGTGGCGCTCGACGACACCTTGTCGGCCGACATCTACAAGCGCTACCTGGAGTCGCTCGACGGCGGCAAGCAGTTCCTGACCGCGCAGGACGTCGCCAGGTTCGACGCCTACAAGCTCAAGTTCGACGACGCCATCAAGAGTGGCGACCTCGATCCGGCCTACGCGATCTTCGCCACCTACAAGCAGCGCGTCGACCAGCGCGTGACCTACGCGCGCAACCTGCTCAAGCAGGACATGTTCGATTTCACCGGCAGCGACCGCTACGAGTACGACCGCGAGGACGCACCGTGGGCGACCGATGCCGCCGCACTGGACACGCTGTGGAAGCAGTCGGTGCGCAACGACTGGCTGCGCCTGAAGCTCGCCGGCAAGAAGCCCGAGGACATCCGCAAGACGCTCGACAAGCGCTACGCCAACATGGGCAAGTCGATCGCCGAGCTCAAGGGCGAGGACGTCTTCCAGACCTTCCTCAACAGCTACGCCAACTCGGTCGATCCGCACACCGATTACTTCACCCCGAAGACCGCCGACAACTTCAACGTGTCGATGTCGCTGTCGCTCGAGGGCATCGGCGCGGTGCTGCAGAAGCAGGATGACGTCGTCGCGATCCGCGAGATCGTGCCCGGCGGTCCGGCCGGCAAGTCCAACAAGCTCAAGCCCGGTGACCGCGTCGTCGGCGTCGGCCAGGGCGAGAGCGGCGCGATGGAAGACGTGATCGGCTGGCGCATCGACGATGTCGTCGCCAAGATCCGCGGCGCCAAGGGCACCAAGGTGCGCCTGGACGTGATCCCGGCCGAGGCCGGCCTCGACAGCCAGCCGCAGCGCATCGTGCTGGTGCGCGACAAGGTGCGCCTGGAAGACCAGGCCGCCAAGTCCAAGGTCATCACCATTCCGGCGATCAACGGCGCGCCGCAGCAGCGCATCGGCGTGATCGAGCTGCCCGGCTTCTACCAGGACTTCGAAGGCCGCCGCAAGAACAGCGCCGACTACGCCTCGGCCACGCGCGACGTCGCCAAGCTGCTGACCAAGCTGCGCGAGGAGAAGGTCGATGGTGTCGTGCTCGACCTGCGCAACAACGGTGGCGGTTCGCTCAACGAAGCGATCGAACTGACCGGTCTGTTCATCGATCGCGGTCCGGTCGTGCAGGTGCGCGAATCCGGTGGCCGCGTCAGCGTCGAAGGCGACAACGACAGCGGCATTGCCTGGGAAGGTCCGCTGGCGGTGCTGATCAACCGCGGCTCGGCCTCGGCATCCGAGATCTTCGCCGGCGCCATCCAGGACTACGGTCGTGGCCTGGTCATCGGCGAAACCAGCTTCGGCAAGGGCACGGTGCAGAACCTGGTCGACCTCGACCGCTGGCCGGCCAACGAAGAAGCGCGCTTCGGCCAGGTCAAGCTGACCATCGCCCAGTTCTTCCGCGTCAGCGGTGGTTCGACGCAGAACAAGGGCGTGGTGCCCGACCTGTCGTACCCGGTTTCCGTCGACGCCAGCGAGTACGGCGAAAGCACCTACGACAACGCGCTGCCGTGGACCCGCATCTCGGCGGTGCCGCACACCGCGTACGGCAACTTCGCACCGCTCCTGCCCAAGCTCGAGACGCTGCACACCGCCCGCATCGCCAAGGACAAGGAATTCCAGTGGTGGTCGGACGACGTTGCCCAGTTCCGCGAGGAGCGCGCCAAGAAGTGGGTGAGCCTCAACGAGGCCGAGCGCCGCAGCGAGCGTGACCGCGACGACAGCAAGCGCAAGCAGCGCCAGGAAGAGCGCAAGGCGCTGGGCCTGGACCTGGATCCTCTCGCCGACGACTACAACGACGACGGCCTGGCGGCGAACGAGCGCGACATCGCCAAGGATGCCGAACGCGAGAAGCTGGCCGAGAACCGTCCGGACCCGCTGCTGCGCGAATCGGCGGCGATCCTGGCCGATGCGGTTCACCTGCTCAACAACGACCGCCAGCTCTCCACGCTGGTGCTGCCGACGGCGACCACGGTGGGTCACTGGGCGGACTGATTCCCGAACTTCCCCCTCTCCCGCTTGCGGGAGAGGGTCGGGGTGAGGGCAGGGCGCCCCTCGCGCCTGCCGCAACAAGAATCGGATAGCGGGCGCCTCAGGGCGCCCGTTACGCTTTGCCCCATGAACACTGTCCGCCAGCTCCGCGACAAGCTCGACCACGCCCGGCAACTGCTCGAGGCCGGCGAGCCGACGCTGACCGAAATCGCTGCCACGGTTGGCCTGAGTGCCTCGCACCTGCAGCGCCAGTTCGTCGCCCGCTTCGGCCTGAGCCCGGCCGAGTACCTCGCCCAGCGCAAGCTCGGCACCCTCAAGGTTGCGTTGCGCGAAGGCAGTGATGTCAGTGCGGCGCTATACGACGCCGGCTACGGATCGCCCTCGCGCGTGTACGAGGGTGGGGCGGCGAAGCTGGGCATGACGCCGGCACGCTATCGCGCCGGTGGTGCCGGCGAGCAGATCCGCTGGAGCATCGCCCCGACCGCGCTGGGCCAGGCGCTGGTGGCGACCACCGAACGCGGCGTGTGCATGATCGAACTGGGCGAGGACGCGCAGCTGCTCGAGGCGCGCCTGCAGGAAGAGTTTCCGCAGGCGCAGCTCCAGCGTGTGGATGTTGGCCGCGACGAGTTCCTCGCGCCGCGCCTGCGCGCCGTCGCCGACGCACTGGCCGACAAGCAGGCGCAGGTGCCGGTGGACCTGATCGGTACCGCGTTCCAGAAGAAGGTGTGGGACGCGCTGATGAAGATCCCGCGCGGCGAAACGCGCAGCTACGCCGAAGTCGCGCGCGCGATCGGACAGCCGCGGGCGACGCGCGCCGTGGCCAGTGCCTGCGCCGGCAACCACCTGGCGATCGTGGTGCCGTGCCATCGCGTGATCCGTGGCGATGGATCGCTGGGCGGCTATCGCTGGGGGCTGCCGATGAAGCAGAAGGTGCTGGCGCGCGAACGCGCCGCCTGACACCGCTACTTCCTGCGCTTGGCCGGTGCCCGCGTCGGCACATGCAGCCCCGCCTTCACCACGTCGAACACCATCCGCGTCTCGTAGCGCTTGATGTTGCCCTCGTCCATGAACAACCGGTCCGCCACTTCGCGGCAGTGCGCCACGCCGGTGGTCGACAGGATCACCAGGTAGTCCCACTCGCCGGCCAGCGTGTAGCACTGCTGCACTTCCGGTGCCGTGCGCATGCGCGCGTGGAACGCGGCGTGCAGCTTGGCCGACTCGCGCTCCATCGCCACCAGTACCGTCGCCAGCGTGGTGCCGAGCTGCGTGGGGTCGAGCACGGCGATCTGCCGCAGCAGGCCGCTCTTGCGGTAGCGGGTGAGCCTGCGCTGCACGGCGCTGGCCGACAGCCCGACCGCTTCGCCGAGCGCGGTCAGCGTCACCGAGGCATCGCGTTGCAGCAGCTCCAGCAGGCGATGGTCGAACTCGTCCAG
Above is a genomic segment from Lysobacter sp. S4-A87 containing:
- a CDS encoding DUF493 family protein — translated: MEIKSDNPDHGFQFPGTFELSAMGAAEKDLETVLPTLLLDAGIEVVSESVSWKHSSNGRYVSVRISFRADSREQYDLAHAVLREHPEVKWTL
- a CDS encoding Lrp/AsnC family transcriptional regulator, which codes for MLDEFDHRLLELLQRDASVTLTALGEAVGLSASAVQRRLTRYRKSGLLRQIAVLDPTQLGTTLATVLVAMERESAKLHAAFHARMRTAPEVQQCYTLAGEWDYLVILSTTGVAHCREVADRLFMDEGNIKRYETRMVFDVVKAGLHVPTRAPAKRRK
- the lipB gene encoding lipoyl(octanoyl) transferase LipB, whose translation is MSSARVRDLGRQAYEPVWRAMQAFTDERTADTPDELWLVEHDPVFTLGQAGKDEHVLFPGDIPVLHVDRGGQVTYHGPGQIVLYALLDLKRLKVGVKEYVHRIEQSMIDTLADWNIHAERREGAPGVYVNGAKIGALGIRVRRGCTFHGLAFNIAMDLEPFARINPCGYQGLQVTSMLDLGGPSGLDAVKPVLIGHVARQFGLQVEQAPPPPL
- a CDS encoding carboxy terminal-processing peptidase; this translates as MNAKTTLFAFLLTTPLALLAQSSDGVDKKTTQVELPQHEKPNLIKSMEPSPLPRAPTADQTTAAKLVYGLLSDSRYAYRPVALDDTLSADIYKRYLESLDGGKQFLTAQDVARFDAYKLKFDDAIKSGDLDPAYAIFATYKQRVDQRVTYARNLLKQDMFDFTGSDRYEYDREDAPWATDAAALDTLWKQSVRNDWLRLKLAGKKPEDIRKTLDKRYANMGKSIAELKGEDVFQTFLNSYANSVDPHTDYFTPKTADNFNVSMSLSLEGIGAVLQKQDDVVAIREIVPGGPAGKSNKLKPGDRVVGVGQGESGAMEDVIGWRIDDVVAKIRGAKGTKVRLDVIPAEAGLDSQPQRIVLVRDKVRLEDQAAKSKVITIPAINGAPQQRIGVIELPGFYQDFEGRRKNSADYASATRDVAKLLTKLREEKVDGVVLDLRNNGGGSLNEAIELTGLFIDRGPVVQVRESGGRVSVEGDNDSGIAWEGPLAVLINRGSASASEIFAGAIQDYGRGLVIGETSFGKGTVQNLVDLDRWPANEEARFGQVKLTIAQFFRVSGGSTQNKGVVPDLSYPVSVDASEYGESTYDNALPWTRISAVPHTAYGNFAPLLPKLETLHTARIAKDKEFQWWSDDVAQFREERAKKWVSLNEAERRSERDRDDSKRKQRQEERKALGLDLDPLADDYNDDGLAANERDIAKDAEREKLAENRPDPLLRESAAILADAVHLLNNDRQLSTLVLPTATTVGHWAD
- the lipA gene encoding lipoyl synthase, producing MTESTAKSIPLAMVSGNAAPEALQPGALQAGALQPGVKQVAGDKIARSPVQFADAPVLRKPSWIRVRIPSGNSVQQLKAKLRENRLVTVCEEASCPNIHECFSHGTATFMILGEVCTRRCSFCDVAHGRPKPPDAGEPLSLATTVADMGLKYVVVTSVDRDDLRDGGAQHFVDCIAAIREHSPKTRIEVLTPDFRGKGRMERALEILASNPPDVFNHNVETVPDLYRNVRPGADYQWSLTLLQKFKAQHPNVATKSGIMLGLGETMEQVQATLRDLRAHDVDMITIGQYLQPSPHHHPVLRYWTPEEFKELEVYGMALGFTHVASGPLVRSSYHADRSAIEAGVVAAN
- a CDS encoding methylated-DNA--[protein]-cysteine S-methyltransferase; the protein is MNTVRQLRDKLDHARQLLEAGEPTLTEIAATVGLSASHLQRQFVARFGLSPAEYLAQRKLGTLKVALREGSDVSAALYDAGYGSPSRVYEGGAAKLGMTPARYRAGGAGEQIRWSIAPTALGQALVATTERGVCMIELGEDAQLLEARLQEEFPQAQLQRVDVGRDEFLAPRLRAVADALADKQAQVPVDLIGTAFQKKVWDALMKIPRGETRSYAEVARAIGQPRATRAVASACAGNHLAIVVPCHRVIRGDGSLGGYRWGLPMKQKVLARERAA
- a CDS encoding D-alanyl-D-alanine carboxypeptidase family protein; protein product: MKVPALARAAALAAVTTLVTGLAIAQAPTPQPAAPALPAASDSLPVPPPPQITASAWVLMDAASGNILAGENYDQRVEPASITKVMTSYVIAAELAAGKVKDTDQVMMSENAWRTGGAGTDGSYSGFEVNKTAPLVQMEKGMVVQSGNDAAIALAEHVAGSTDAFAALMNQYAARIGMKGSHFVNPHGLSAEGHYSTAHDLALLGRALIHDYPVAYSYNKIKEFTVGPITQPNRNLLLWRDPSVDGIKTGHHSGAGYCLMASAMRGDQRLISVVMGSSSENQRAVDSQALLNWGFRFFETHKLYDVGKQIAKQKVWKGAADEVQLGVAEPLLVTVPRGKYNQLKPMMDVPKTLVAPIAKGQKIGTVKVMLDGKIVSQRPLVAINAVEQGGFFKRLWDELWMWWESE